CATGCGGCACGAGGAGTTCATAGGCCAGGTGCAGGACCGCGCCCGCCTCTCCGGCTGGACCCAAGCGGAGCGGGCGACGCGCGCCGTCCTGGAGACGCTCGGCGAGCGGGTCCCCGAAGGGCTCGCCGACAACCTCGCCGCGCAGCTGCCACACGAGATCGGCGAGCATCTGCGCCGGACGGAGATCTACGGCGGCGGAGGCAGCGGGGAGCGGTTCGACCGGCACGACTTCGTCGAGCGGATCGCCGCCCGCGCCGGCACCGACGACCCGCGCGCGGCCTACCTCGCGCGGGTGGTGCTCGAGGTCACCGACGAGGCCACCGAGGGCGGCACCATGCGCAAGGTCGGGGACGCGCTCCCCGCCGACATCAGGGATCTGATGGCGGCCGGCCACTCCGGCTGAGGACCGGACCGGCGGGACGGCCGCGGCGAGGACCCGTCCTCGCCGCGGCCGTCCCGTTCGCCGCCGTCGGTCAAGCCGGGCGGGCCACCAGAAGCTCGCGGGCGAACCACTCGATCGTCGTGCGCAGCCCCTCCTCGACGCCGATGCGGGGGCGCCAGCCCAGGACGTTCTCGGCGAGCGTCGTGTCGGGGCGCCGCACGCGCGGATCGTCCTGCGGCCGGTCGATGAACCGCAGCGGGGACCGCGAGCCGGTCAGGTCGATGATCAGCCGGGCCAGGTCCCCCATCGACACCTCGTACGGGCTGCCGATGTTGACCGGCCCCGGATGGTCGGACATGCCCAGCGCGACGATGCCGCGCACCGTGTCGTCCACGTGGCAGATCGAGCGCGTCTGCGAACCGTCGCCGGTGACGGTGAGCGGCTCGCCGGTCAGCGCCTGCCGCAGGAACGTCGGGATGGCGCGGCCGTCGTCGGGCCGCATCCGCGGGCCGTAGGTGTTGAAGATCCGGACGATCGCGGCGTCCAGGCCCCGGGCGTGGCGGAACGCCGAGGTCAGCGCCTCGCCGAACCGCTTCGCCTCGTCGTAAACGCTGCGCGGCCCGACCGGGTTCACGTTCCCCCAGTACGATTCCGGCTGCGGATGGACGAGCGGGTCCCCGTAGACCTCGGACGTGGACGCCAGCACGAACCGGGCGCCCTTGCTCTCGGCGAGGTCCAGCGCGTGCCGGGTGCCCTGGCTGCCGACCTCCATCGTCTGCACCGGCAGCCGCAGGTAGTCGGCGGGAGACGCGGCCGAGGCGAGATGGAACACATACCCCACGTCGCCGGGCACCTGCACCGGCTCGGTGAGGTCGCGCTTGACGAACCGGAAGTCGCCCCGCTCGGAGAGATGCGCGATGTTGCGGGACGACCCGGTCAGCAGGTTGTCCATGCACACCACGGAGATCCCGCGGGCCAGCAGCGCCTCGCACAGGTGCGAGCCGAGGAACCCCGAACCCCCCGTCACGACGGCGCGTGGATGTCTCATCATGTCCCCCTCAGCAGTGGTAGGGCTCAGCGGTCGGTAGGAGTCGGCGGTCGGCGGGGGTCAGCAGCGTTGCAGGGCGAGGGCGCGGCCCGCGGCCCGGACGGCCTCCGCCGCGGTGATCTCCAGCAGGCCCGGGTCCGGCTCCGCGCCGTGCGGGTCGCCGAACCGTCCCGCCCACAGCACCGTGTGCTCCGGACGGTCCGGCGGCGGCCCCCACCGGTCCGGCGGGGACGGGCCGAACAGGACGACCGACGGCGTGCGGTACGCCGTCGCCAGATGCGCGACGCCGGTGTCCCCGCACACCAGCAGCCGCGCCCCCGCGATCAGCGCGGCGAGCGCCGGCGGCGGGGTGCGGCCGGACAGGTCGGCGTCCGCGCCGAGCCCGGCCGCCGCGGCGACGCGGCGGGCGAGGCCCGTCTCGCCGGGCCCGCCGGTGACGACGACCCGCTCGCCGGCGTCCCGCAGCGCGGCCGCGACGGCCGCGAACCGCTCCGCGGGCCAGCGGCGCGCCGGGCGGGCCGCGCCCGGATGGACGACGACGGCGCCGGGCGCGGGGGACTCCGTGTCCGGACGCGGCAGGCCGAGATCGTCCGGATCGGCGTCGAACCCGTACGCCGCGACGAGCCGGCACCAGCGCGCCACCTCGTGCTCGCCCGCGTCCCACTCCGGCCCGCCGATCTCCGGGAACTCGGGGCGGGCGAACGCCAGCAGCCGTCCCGGTCCGGTGGCGGCCAGCAGCCGGTGGCTCCGCGGCCCCCGCCCGTGCAGGTTGACGGCCGTGTCGACCGGCCCGATCCGAGGCAGGGGGACGTCCAGACCGGACGCGTCCAGCGCCGACACGTCCAGGATCGCGTCGACCGCGCCCGTCGCGCGGGCGAACGGCGCCAGCGCGTCCGGCGCCGCCAGGGTGATCCGGGCGTCCGGCGCGCCGCGCCGCAGCGCCCGCAGCGCCGGGACGGCCGTCAGCAGGTCGCCCAGGCCGAGGGCCCGCAGCACCAGCATCCGCCGCACCGGCGCCCCGGGAACCGGGGTCACGGCCACGAGGGCTCCTCGGACCGCGCGACGACCAGTTCCCGCACCTCGCAGCCGGGGGGCTGCGACAGCGCGAACGCCACGGTCGCCGCGACGTCCTCGGGCCGGTTCAGCTTCGCGTCCGGGCCCGGCCGGTACTGCGGGTCGCGGCCGTCGAAGAACGCGGTGTCCATGCCGCCGGGGACGACCATCGTGACGCCGACCCGCCCGGCCAGCTCCGCCGCCAGCGCCCGGGTGAACCCGACGATCCCGAACTTGGACGCGCAGTACGCGGTGGCGTCCGGGAACGCCCGGAACCCGAGCGTGGACGCGACCGTCACGACCCGCCCCTTCGGCTCGTTCTCCAGGTAGGGGATCGCGGCGCGGACCACTGCGGCGGTGCCCAGCAGGTTCACCTGCACGACCCGCTCCCAGTCCTCGGCGGGCACGTCGTTCAGCGGGCCGCAGGCGTCGATCCCGGCGGCCGTCACGACCGCGTGCAGGCCGCCGTTCGCGCGGGCCAGCCCGTGCACGGCCCGCTCGGTGCAGTGCCGGTCGGCCAGATCCGCCTGCATGCAGGGGAAATCGTCCTTCGGCGGATGCAGGTCCAGGATCAGCGGCTTCCCGCCGTCGGCGGCGACCCGCCGCGCGACGGCCGCACCGAGCCCGGACGCACCGCCGGTGATGAGCACGTTCATGAGGCATGTCCCTTCGTGGTCGACAGCAGGCGCGTCGTGGAGCGCCCTTCCAGCAGCGGCAGCAGGACGACCTCGCCGCCGTGCGCCCGGACGGTCCCGGCCTCCGGCAGCGGCGCCCCG
The nucleotide sequence above comes from Actinomadura algeriensis. Encoded proteins:
- a CDS encoding DUF2267 domain-containing protein, whose amino-acid sequence is MRHEEFIGQVQDRARLSGWTQAERATRAVLETLGERVPEGLADNLAAQLPHEIGEHLRRTEIYGGGGSGERFDRHDFVERIAARAGTDDPRAAYLARVVLEVTDEATEGGTMRKVGDALPADIRDLMAAGHSG
- a CDS encoding NAD-dependent epimerase/dehydratase family protein yields the protein MRHPRAVVTGGSGFLGSHLCEALLARGISVVCMDNLLTGSSRNIAHLSERGDFRFVKRDLTEPVQVPGDVGYVFHLASAASPADYLRLPVQTMEVGSQGTRHALDLAESKGARFVLASTSEVYGDPLVHPQPESYWGNVNPVGPRSVYDEAKRFGEALTSAFRHARGLDAAIVRIFNTYGPRMRPDDGRAIPTFLRQALTGEPLTVTGDGSQTRSICHVDDTVRGIVALGMSDHPGPVNIGSPYEVSMGDLARLIIDLTGSRSPLRFIDRPQDDPRVRRPDTTLAENVLGWRPRIGVEEGLRTTIEWFARELLVARPA
- a CDS encoding glycosyltransferase family 9 protein; amino-acid sequence: MAVTPVPGAPVRRMLVLRALGLGDLLTAVPALRALRRGAPDARITLAAPDALAPFARATGAVDAILDVSALDASGLDVPLPRIGPVDTAVNLHGRGPRSHRLLAATGPGRLLAFARPEFPEIGGPEWDAGEHEVARWCRLVAAYGFDADPDDLGLPRPDTESPAPGAVVVHPGAARPARRWPAERFAAVAAALRDAGERVVVTGGPGETGLARRVAAAAGLGADADLSGRTPPPALAALIAGARLLVCGDTGVAHLATAYRTPSVVLFGPSPPDRWGPPPDRPEHTVLWAGRFGDPHGAEPDPGLLEITAAEAVRAAGRALALQRC
- a CDS encoding SDR family oxidoreductase produces the protein MNVLITGGASGLGAAVARRVAADGGKPLILDLHPPKDDFPCMQADLADRHCTERAVHGLARANGGLHAVVTAAGIDACGPLNDVPAEDWERVVQVNLLGTAAVVRAAIPYLENEPKGRVVTVASTLGFRAFPDATAYCASKFGIVGFTRALAAELAGRVGVTMVVPGGMDTAFFDGRDPQYRPGPDAKLNRPEDVAATVAFALSQPPGCEVRELVVARSEEPSWP